One Spinacia oleracea cultivar Varoflay chromosome 4, BTI_SOV_V1, whole genome shotgun sequence DNA segment encodes these proteins:
- the LOC110783345 gene encoding early nodulin-like protein 18, whose protein sequence is MKQKILCFALFSLMCLILQEIPSVEGYKNYTVGDSSGWFAKSNLDYQKWVSGKSFSLGDFLVFNTDSNHTVIQTFNSTTYNSCDSQGDDNVQWSSIDPNSTVIRPITVHVPLMKEGVSYFFSGDYDGEQCMNGQKFSINVTHGQGLPPSLRDNPDFAVGSTPDPLLTRPDPDPTRPITRSTPTSAEDSAPGPDANPDSGDDQSVPDTNISSDFNHPKNIPEDSTSGSDEEDDDTKKSNNGAIFMPMFFVSLIGVLLLIL, encoded by the exons ATGAAACAGAAAATACTCTGTTTTGCTCTGTTTTCTTTAATGTGTTTAATTTTACAAGAAATTCCAAGTGTTGAAGGTTATAAAAACTACACAGTTGGAGATTCTTCTGGTTGGTTTGCTAAATCTAATCTTGATTATCAAAAATGGGTTTCTGGTAAATCTTTCTCTTTGGGTGATTTTCTTG TTTTCAACACCGATAGCAACCATACAGTAATCCAAACATTCAACTCAACTACATACAATTCCTGCGACTCTCAAGGCGACGACAATGTGCAATGGTCGAGCATCGACCCCAACTCTACCGTTATACGCCCTATAACGGTACACGTTCCCCTAATGAAAGAAGGGGTTTCATACTTTTTCTCAGGGGATTATGATGGAGAGCAATGTATGAATGGTCAAAAGTTTTCTATCAATGTGACTCACGGTCAAGGGTTGCCCCCAAGCCTTAGAGACAACCCTGATTTCGCCGTGGGCTCCActcccgaccctcttttgacccgccccgaccctgacccgacccgcccgataaccaggtctactcCCACCTCAGCGGAAGACTCTGCTCCCGGCCCAGATGCAAATCCCGACTCAGGGGATGATCAATCAGTGCCAGATACCAACATATCTTCCGATTTTAACCACCCCAAGAACATTCCCGAGGATAGTACTAGTGGTAGTGATGAGGAGGATGATGATACTAAAAAGTCCAATAATGGTGCTATATTTATGCCTATGTTCTTTGTTAGTTTGATTGGTGTACTTTTGCTAATTCTTTAG